The following is a genomic window from Ficedula albicollis isolate OC2 chromosome 21, FicAlb1.5, whole genome shotgun sequence.
TTGGGAAGATCCAGCCCCAGTTTGGAGGAAGGACTGGGAACATCCAGCCCCAGTTTGGAGGGAGGACTGGGAAGAACCAGCCCCAGTTTGGAGGGAAGGATTGGGAAGATCCAGCCCCAGTTTGGAGGAAGGACTGGGAACATCCAGCCCCAGTTTGGAGGGAGGACTGGGAAGAACCAGCCCCAGTTTGGAGGGAAGGATTGGGAAGATCCAGCCCCAGTTTGGAGGAAGGACTGGGAACATCCAGCCCCAGTTTGGAGGGAGGACTGGGAAGAACCAGCCCCAGTTTGGAGGGAAGGATTGGGAAGATCCAGCCCCAGTTTGGAGGAAGGACTGGGAAGATCCAGCCCCAGTTTGGAGGGAGGAGTGGGAAccatctggagctgctggctccccgtttccctggccagccccagtgcccagcctcagccctggcacctCTTGGTGACGCTGTTGTGGAACTCCAGGAAGGTGCGGCCGTCGAAGGCCACGGCCTCGGCCTCCCCTGCGGCCTTCTCGATGATCACtggggggaaaagcagcacaaggagcCTCAGGGCGTGCAGGGAACTCCTGGGAGATGGGCAATCCCCACTCGGCATCCCCGGcaccccagcctgctgcccatGGAAATGCCAGAGCTCCGGGGTTTTTGTGGTCACCTCCCCACCCCCCTGTGCCAACCCACCTTCTCTGGGtcccctgggacaccccaggggggggggggggggggggggggggggggggggggggggggggggggggggggggggggggggggggggggggggggggggggggggggggggggggggggggggggggggggggggggggggggggggggggggggggggggggggggggggggggggggggggggggggggggggggggggggggggggggggggggggggggggggggggggggggggggggggggggggggggggggggggggggggggggggggggggggggggggggggggggggggggggggggggggggggggggggggggggggggggggggggggggggggggggggggggggggggggggggggggggggggggggggggggggggggggggggggggggggggggggggggggggggggggggggggggggggggggggggggggggggggggggggggggggggggggggggggggggggggggggggggggggggggggggggggggggggggggggggggggggggggggggggggggggggggggggggggggggggggggggggggggggggggggggggggggggggggggggggggggggggggggggggggggggggggggggggggggggggggggggggggggggggggggggggggggggggggggggggggggggggggggggggggggggggggggggggggggggggggggggggggggggggggggggggggggggggggggggggggggggggggggggggggggggggggggggggggggggggggggggggggggggggggggggggggggggggggggggggggggggggggggggggggggggggggggggggggggggggggggggggggggggggggggggggggggggggggggggggggggggggggggggggggggggggggggggggggggggggggggggggggggggggggggggggggggggggggggggggggggggggggggggggggggggggggggggggggggggggggggggggggggggggggggggggggggggggggggggggggggggggggggggggggggggggggggggggggggggggggggggggggggggggggggggggggggggggggggggggggggggggggggggggggggggggggggggggggggggggggggggggggggggggggggggggggggggggggggggggggggggggggggggggggggggggggggggggggggggggggggggggggggggggggggggggggggggggggggggggggggggggggggggggggggggggggggggggggggggggggggggggggggggggggggggggggggggggggggggggggggggggggggggggggggggggggggggggggggggggggggggggggggggggggggggggggggggggggggggggggggggggggggggggggggggggggggggggggggggggggggggggggggggggggggggggggggggggggggggggggggggggggggggggggggggggggggggggggggggggggggggggggggggggggggggggggggggggggggggggggggggggggggggggggggggggggggggggggggggggggggggggggggggggggggggggggggggggggggggggggggggggggggggggggggggggggggggggggggggggggggggggggggggggggggggggggggggggggggggggggggggggggggggggggggggggggggggggggggggggggggggggggggggggggggggggggggggggggggggggggggggggggggggggggggggggggggggggggggggggggggggggggggggggggggggggggggggggggggggggggggggggggggggggggggggggggggggggggggggggggggggggggggggggggggggggggggggggggggggggggggggggggggggggggggggggggggggggggggggggggggggggggggggggggggggggggggggggggggggggggggggggggggggggggggggggggggggggggggggggggggggggggggggggggggggggggggggggggggggggggggggggggggggggggggggggggggggggggggggggggggggggggggggggggggggggggggggggggggggggggggggggggggggggggggggggggggggggggggggggggggggggggggggggggggggggggggggggggggggggggggggggggggggggggggggggggggggggggggggggggggggggggggggggggggggggggggggggggggggggggggggggggggggggggggggggggggggggggggggggggggggggggggggggggggggggggggggggggggggggggggggggggggggggggggggggggggggggggggggggggggggggggggggggggggggggggggggggggggggggggggggggggggggggggggggggggggggggggggggggggggggggggggggggggggggggggggggggggggggggggggggggggggggggggggggggggggggggggggggggggggggggggggggggggggggggggggggggggggggggggggggggggggggggggggggggggggggggggggggggggggggggggggggggggggggggggggggggggggggggggggggggggggggggggggggggggggggggggggggggggggggggggggggggggggggggggggggggggggggggggggggggggggggggggggggggggggggggggggggggggggggggggggggggggggggggggggggggggggggggggggggggggggggggggggggggggggggggggggggggggggggggggggggggggggggggggggggggggggggggggggggggggggggggggggggggggggggggggggggggggggggggggggggggggggggggggggggggggggggggggggggggggggggggggggggggggggggggggggggggggggggggggggggggggggggggggggggggggggggggggggggggggggggggggggggggggggggggggggggggggggggggggggggggggggggggtccctgtccccacaaaACTCTGGGAttcccgtccctgtccccacaaaACTCTGGGATTCTCATCCCTGTTCCGTGGGAACTCTGGGATTCCCGTCCCTGTTCCCAGAAAACTCTGGGATTCCCGTCCCTGTTCCCACAAAACTGTGGGATtctcatccctgtccccacaaaACTCTGGGATTCCCGTCCCTGGTGGGAATCCACCTTGAAAATGGGAATCCAACCCCAAAATGGGATCCATCCCCGAGGTGGGAATCCATCCCATGTGATCCCAAATTCACTTTCTGTCCCCCACCGGTGTCACTTTATACCCAGGTCCATCCCAGGACAGGTGGGACAGCTCCCAGGTGTACCCTGGGCTGACCAGTTGGACACTGGGCTGTCCCAGTTGGACACTGGGCTGTGacagctggacactgggctgtcccagctggacAGTATGGTCAGTAAAGCTGCACTTTGTGTATTTCTTAACAGCTTCAGATCTGTCACTTTTAATTTGtaccataaaaaataaaaaattgtttgacATGAAAAATAAGCTCCTTTCATGTGTTTGTCTTAAATCTCATGCATTATTCACATTATCCAAGCTCATGTAATTTCACATCAGTTCACTAGGCTGTCCCAGTTGCACACTGGTTCTCCCAGTTTTACCCTGGTCTCTCCCAGTCGGATTTGGGCTCTCCCGTCTCTCTcaccctctgcacagccctcagTTGTACTCTGGTCTGTCCCAGTTGCACACTGGTCTGTCCCAGTTTCACACTGGGGTATCCCAGTTGCACACTGGTCTCTCCCAGTCAGATACTGGTCTCTCCCAGTTGCACACTGGTCTCTCTCAGTTTCACCCTggtctctcccagccccacactggTCTCTCCCAGTTGCACACTAGTCTCTCCCAGTTTTACCCTGGTCTCTCCCAGTTTCACACTGGTctctcccagtcccaccccGCTCTCTCCCAGTCCCGCCCCGCTctctcccagtcccaccccGCTCTCtccctgactcactgactccaacagaaagggggggggggggggggggggggggggggggggggggggggggggggggggggggggggggggggggggggggggggggggggggggggggggggggggggggggggggggggggggggggggggggggggggggggggggggggggggggggggggggggggggggggggggggggggggggggggggggggggggggggggggggggggggggggggggggggggggggggggggggggggggggggggggggggggggggggggggggggggggggggggggggggggggggggggggggggggggggggggggggggggggggggggggggggggggggggggggggggggggggggggggggggggggggggggggggggggggggggggggggggggggggggggggggggggggggggggggggggggggggggggggggggggggggggggggggggggggggggggggggggggggggggggggggggggggggggggggggggggggggggggggggggggggggggggggggggggggggggggggggggggggggggggggggggggggggggggggggggggggggggggggggggggggggggggggggggggggggggggggggggggggggggggggggggggggggggggggggggggggggggggggggggggggggggggggggggggggggggggggggggggggggggggggggggggggggggggggggggggggggggggggggggggggggggggggggggggggggggggggggggggggggggggggggggggggggggggggggggggggggggggggggggggggggggggggggggggggggggggggggggggggggggggggggggggggggggggggggggggggggggggggggggggggggggggggggggggggggggggggggggggggggggggggggggggggggggggggggggggggggggggggggggggggggggggggggggggggggggggggggggggggggggggggggggggggggggggggggggggggggggggggggggggggggggggggggggggggggggggggggggggggggggggggggggggggggggggggggggggggggggggggggggggggggggggggggggggggggggggggggggggggggggggggggggggggggggggggggggggggggggggggggggggggggggggggggggggggggggggggggggggggggggggggggggggggggggggggggggggggggggggggggggggggggggggggggggggggggggggggggggggggggggggggggggggggggggggggggggggggggggggggggggggggggggggggggggggggggggggggggggggggggggggggggggggggggggggggggggggggggggggggggggggggggggggggggggggggggggggggggggggggggggggggggggggggggggggggggggggggggggggggggggggggggggggggggggggggggggggggggggggggggggggggggggggggggggggggggggggggggggggggggggggggggggggggggggggggggggggggggggggggggggggggggggggggggggggggggggggggggggggggggggggggggggggggggggggggggggggggggggggggggggggggggggggggggggggggggggggggggggggggggggggggggggggggggggggggggggggggggggggggggggggggggggggggggggggggggggggggggggggggggggggggggggggggggggggggggggggggggggggggggggggggggggggggggggggggggggggggggggggggggggggggggggggggggggggggggggggggggggggggggggggggggggggggggggggggggggggggggggggggggggggggggggggggggggggggggggggggggggggggggggggggggggggggggggggggggggggggggggggggggggggggggggggggggggggggggggggggggggggggggggggggggggggggggggggggggggggggggggggggggggggggggggggggggggggggggggggggggggggggggggggggggggggggggggggggggggggggggggggggggggggggggggggggggggggggggggggggggggggggggggggggggggggggggggggggggggggggggggggggggggggggggggggggggggggggggggggggggggggggggggggggggggggggggggggggggggggggggggggggggggggggggggggggggggggggggggggggggggggggggggggggggggggggggggggggggggggggggggggggggggggggggggggggggggggggggggggggggggggggggggggggggggggggggggggggggggggggggggggggggggggggggggggggggggggggggggggggggggggggggggggggggggggggggggggggggggggggggggggggggggggggggggggggggggggggggggggggggggggggggggggggggggggggggggggggggggggggggggggggggggggggggggggggggggggggggggggggggggggggggggggggggggggggggggggggggggggggggggggggggggggggggggggggggggggggggggggggggggggggggggggggggggggggggggggggggggggggggggggggggggggggggggggggggggggggggggggggggggggggggggggggggggggggggggggggggggggggggggggggggggggggggggggggggggggggggggggggggggggggggggggggggggggggggggggggggggggggggggggggggggggggggggggggggggggggggggggggggggggggggggggggggggggggggggggggggggggggggggggggggggggggggggggggggggggggggggggggggggggggggggggggggggggggggggggggggggggggggggggggggggggggggggggggggggggggggggggggggggggggggggggggggggggggggggggggggggggggggggggggggggggggggggggggggggggggggggggggggggggggggggggggggggggggggggggggggggggggggggggggggggggggggggggggggggggggggggggggggggggggggggggggggggggggggggggggggggggggggggggggggggggggggggggggggggggggggggggggggggggggggggggggggggggggggggggggggggggggggggggggggggggggggggggggggggggggggggggggggggggggggggggggggggggggggggggggggggggggggggggggggggggggggggggggggggggggggggggggggggggggggggggggggggggggggggggggggggggggggggggggggggggggggggggggggggggggggggggggggggggggggggggggggggggggggggggggggggggggggggggggggggggggggggggggggggggggggggggggggggggggggggggggggggggggggggggggggggggggggggggggggggggggggggggggggggggggggggggggggggggggggggggggggggggggggggggggggggggggggggggggggggggggggggggggggggggggggggggggggggggggggggggggggggggggggggggggggggggggggggggggggggggggggggggggggggggggggggggggggggggggggggggggggggggggggggggggggggggggggggggggggggggggggggggggggggggggggggggggggggggggggggggggggggggggggggggggggggggggggggggggggggggggggggggggggggggggggggggggggggggggggggggggggggggggggggggggggggggggggggggggggggggggggggggggggggggggggggggggggggggggggggggggggggggggggggggggggggggggggggggggggggggggggggggggggggggggggggggggggggggggggggggggggggggggggggggggggggggggggggggggggggggggggggggggggggggggggggggggggggggggggggggggggggggggggggggggggggggggggggggggggggggggggggggggggggggggggggcagcagggtTTTCCTGGAGAGGAATCCCGGGGGGGGCAGcgggggtggggatggggacaagggacagacaagaggagaggaagcagcGGGGGAGGCCAAGAGGCTC
Proteins encoded in this region:
- the LOC107604118 gene encoding agrin-like → MPSGDCPSPRSSLHALRLLVLLFPPVIIEKAAGEAEAVAFDGRTFLEFHNSVTKSHLSNEIPVHEALDFPSEAR